TCTTTAAATTGAATTCAACTATATGACCTTCACCTTTTTGTAGTGGTAAGTCGCCATAAAGGGTTTTCATGAAGCTACTTTTACCACTTCCTGTTTTACCAATGAGGTATACAAATTCTCCTTTTTCAATTTTTAAACTCACTTCGCTTAATACCAAACTTTCTTTTTGAAAGATGGAGGCATCCTTAAGTTCTAGAACAATCTCTTTCATATCGCAAATGTTGATATAAAAGTAATAAGTTCCTTTTGATAATAGAGAACCCTTTCTCAAATTCTTTTCTTTTGTAGTGGTATTACACATACTTAGGTACAATTTTTGCCGTTACACATGTTATAACGGTATTTCTAAATAGTTACAGAACACTATGCTTAAAAAAATCACCGCTTTTATTCCATTGGTATTCGGTATGGTTATATTGACCAGTGCCCAAGAAACTAAGATTTATACCCACGAACAAAAAGCATATCAAGACGCGCTAGCGCTTTACAACAACGAACAGTACCAAGCGGCACAGACCATTTTTGACAAGGTCAAAGTGTCAACAAAAGACGAGGAGACCGCTGCCAATAGTGCCTATTATTCCGCCAATGCGGCAGTGCGCTTAAATCAAATTGGTGCAGATCGATTAATGGAAGATTTTGTAGAAAAATATCCTACCTCTACCAAACGTAATTCTGCCTTTGCCGATGTGGCAGAATATTATTTTCAAACAGGTAAATATCCCTATGCCTTAAAATGGTATAACAAGGTTGACCAAAGTTCACTATCTCGTGGTGAGATGGATAAGTTTAACTTCAACTATGGGTATTCTTTATTTTCGTCACGTAAAACAAAAGAAGCTGAGCAGTACCTGGAAAAGGTAACAACCTCTCAGGTTTATGGTTCTCAGGCTAAATATTATTTGGGCTACATATCGTACCAAGAAGATGATTACGAAACTGCCAATCAGCGTTTTGACCAAATTACCGACCAAGATGTGTTGGAAGAGAAACTGAGCTATTACCAGGCGGATATGAATTTTAAGCTAGGTAAATTTGAGGAAGCCATTGCTTTGGCCAAAAAACAGTTGGCAAAATCTGACCGTAGAGAGGTATCCGAATTAAATAAGATTATTGGCGAGAGTTATTTTAACTTGAACCAATATGAAAATTCTATTCCGTATTTAACTGCGTACAACGGTAAAGGTGGAAAGTGGAGTAATACAGATTACTATTACCTTGGATACGCCTATTATAAAGGAGGCGATTATTCCAATGCCATTTCACAGTTCAATAAAATTATTGGAGGTACAAACAGCGTAGCACAAAATGCATACTACCATTTGGCAGAGTGTTATCTGAAGCTTGATAAAAAGCAGGAAGCATTGAACGCCTTCCGCAATGCTTCACAAATGGATTATAGTGCCGAAATTCAAAAAGATGCGTTCTTAAATTATGCGCGTTTAAGTTATGAAGTAGGTAATGCATACGAACCCGTACCACAAGTAATAACCAATTATTTAAAAACCTACCCTAAAGACCAACATCAAGAAGAAATGCAAACCTTATTGGTAGATTCTTATATAACCTCTAAAAACTTCGCAGGGGCAATGCAGTTGCTTGAAGAGAATAAAAACTATGCAAGTAAAGAGGTTTACCAAAAAGTAGCGTATTATAGAGGTATTGAACTTTTTATGGAAGGTGATTACACTGCTGCTGCTGAGAATTTGGGTAAATCCCTAAACAGTGCGGAAGATATGTTATTTAAGTCACGGGCAAATTATTGGAAAGCAGAGGCGGACTATTTATCGAATAGGTTCGATGAGGCTGTAAAGGGGTATACGGCATTCAAAAATAATCCTTCAGCTAAAAATACAGAAATGTATGCCGATGTGGATTATAACTTGGCGTATGCCTATTTTAAGCAAAAAGATTATAATGATGCCATTACCTATTTTAATTCTTTTACAGGTTCAGGAAATGCCGAAGTTCAAAAATTACATGATGGTTACCTAAGATTAGGTGATAGCTATTACGCTACCAGTAAGTATTGGCCGGCTATAGAAACCTATAACAAAGCTTTAGAATTAACAGGTCCTGAGAAAGATTATGCCTTTTACCAAAAAGCAATGAGCTATGGTTATGTCGATAGAAATGCCAGTAAAATTGAGAACTTAGAAGAATTTGTAAATCAATACCCAAGATCTAGCTTTAAAGATGATGCCTTATTTGAATTAGGGAATACCTATGTATCTCAAGGAAATGAGAACAAAGGATTGGAAGCTTATGACCGTTTAATTAGTGAATACAAGGGGAGTTCTTTGGTTCCACAGGCATTAATGCGACAAGGTCTAGTGAATTATAATGCTGCTAGAAATGAAGCTGCTTTGGCTAAATTTAAAACCGTTGTTCGCGATTTTCCAAAAACGCAAGAAGCTATACAGGCAGTGGCTACGGCTAAATTGGTTTATGTAGATATGGGTAAAGTAAACGAATATGCAGCGTGGGTACGTGGTCTAGATTTTGTTGAGGTTACTGATGCAGAATTGGATAACGCTACTTTCGATGCCGCACAAAAACAAAATTTAGAAGGCAATGTGGATTCGG
The genomic region above belongs to Maribacter hydrothermalis and contains:
- a CDS encoding tetratricopeptide repeat protein, with product MLKKITAFIPLVFGMVILTSAQETKIYTHEQKAYQDALALYNNEQYQAAQTIFDKVKVSTKDEETAANSAYYSANAAVRLNQIGADRLMEDFVEKYPTSTKRNSAFADVAEYYFQTGKYPYALKWYNKVDQSSLSRGEMDKFNFNYGYSLFSSRKTKEAEQYLEKVTTSQVYGSQAKYYLGYISYQEDDYETANQRFDQITDQDVLEEKLSYYQADMNFKLGKFEEAIALAKKQLAKSDRREVSELNKIIGESYFNLNQYENSIPYLTAYNGKGGKWSNTDYYYLGYAYYKGGDYSNAISQFNKIIGGTNSVAQNAYYHLAECYLKLDKKQEALNAFRNASQMDYSAEIQKDAFLNYARLSYEVGNAYEPVPQVITNYLKTYPKDQHQEEMQTLLVDSYITSKNFAGAMQLLEENKNYASKEVYQKVAYYRGIELFMEGDYTAAAENLGKSLNSAEDMLFKSRANYWKAEADYLSNRFDEAVKGYTAFKNNPSAKNTEMYADVDYNLAYAYFKQKDYNDAITYFNSFTGSGNAEVQKLHDGYLRLGDSYYATSKYWPAIETYNKALELTGPEKDYAFYQKAMSYGYVDRNASKIENLEEFVNQYPRSSFKDDALFELGNTYVSQGNENKGLEAYDRLISEYKGSSLVPQALMRQGLVNYNAARNEAALAKFKTVVRDFPKTQEAIQAVATAKLVYVDMGKVNEYAAWVRGLDFVEVTDAELDNATFDAAQKQNLEGNVDSAIKSYKNYIQQFPTGLHAVDANFSLAQLYFGKGEKESALPYYKYVADRSTSEYAEQALTRVCEVYIGKDDYETALPYLLKLENQANIQQNRTFARSNLMKGYYGQKNYTKTLEYAEKVLATSNIDDRIKSDAHIMIARSAIATNDEVKAKSAYAEVLKIASGATAAEALYYDAYFENKDGSFENSNIAVQKLAKDYAAYKEWGGKGLVLMAKNYYALKDAYQATYILESVTTNFSQYPEIVAEARAELAIIKSKEAQSNSSVNPN